Proteins from one Desulfovibrio sp. genomic window:
- a CDS encoding FAD-dependent oxidoreductase — MSEHVVIIGAVALGPKAACRYKRLRPEAKVTMIDRDQIVSYGGCGIPYFISGDVSDLKELRTTSFKLVRDEAFFRECKDIDVLTRTEATRIDRDKKLVHTRNLDTGVQSEIPYDKLVIATGASPRKLNIPGESLPGVHAVANLHDATAIRGLISTGKAGRAVVVGSGFIGLEVAEALAEMWGLEVAVVELMDHLLPRNISPVLADMASHHLLEKGVELYFGEKVLAIEGDGKAQRVVTDKRTLDADLVVLAAGVVPNSELAREAGLTVSPRGGVLVDEYMRTSDPDIYSGGDCVEVANAVTGGSIHLPLGSMANRQGRIIGTNLAGGEAVFPGAVGSFAVKLFERSIAGAGLTPEQAKQAGYDALSALVIQFDRAHFFPGKELMTLELTVDKKSRKVLGIQGFAPSGDALVGRVGAVAALMQKGCVPEDLSVLEYPYSPPFSSAMDIVNTLGTVAENMLAGMNQGLSPEEFEKLFAGNGDSCFFLDCREPDNAGPYLERHPGKWHNIPQGKLRERLGEIPKDKTVVLICNTGIRSYEGQITLEQAGFKDVQNLHGGMAALKQSGRDPLKM; from the coding sequence ATGTCCGAGCACGTCGTCATCATCGGCGCGGTGGCTCTCGGCCCCAAGGCCGCCTGCCGCTACAAACGCCTGCGCCCAGAAGCAAAAGTGACCATGATAGACCGCGACCAGATCGTCTCCTATGGCGGCTGCGGCATTCCCTATTTCATCTCCGGTGACGTGTCGGACTTGAAGGAACTGCGCACCACCAGCTTCAAACTGGTGCGTGACGAGGCATTCTTCAGGGAATGCAAGGATATAGATGTTCTTACCCGCACTGAAGCAACCCGGATTGACCGGGACAAGAAGCTCGTTCATACCCGCAACCTGGACACCGGCGTTCAATCCGAAATCCCATACGACAAACTGGTTATAGCCACCGGGGCATCTCCCCGGAAGCTGAACATCCCCGGGGAGTCCCTGCCCGGGGTGCACGCCGTGGCCAACCTGCACGACGCTACGGCCATCCGCGGGCTCATAAGCACGGGCAAGGCAGGGCGGGCCGTGGTGGTCGGCTCCGGCTTCATCGGGCTGGAAGTGGCCGAAGCCCTGGCCGAGATGTGGGGCCTGGAGGTGGCCGTGGTGGAGCTGATGGACCACCTGTTGCCCCGCAACATAAGCCCTGTGCTGGCCGACATGGCGAGCCATCATCTTTTGGAAAAGGGCGTCGAGCTCTATTTCGGGGAAAAAGTCCTGGCCATCGAGGGCGACGGCAAGGCCCAGCGCGTGGTCACGGACAAGCGCACCCTGGATGCTGATTTGGTTGTCCTGGCGGCGGGCGTGGTGCCAAACAGCGAGCTTGCCCGGGAGGCCGGGCTTACGGTGTCGCCCCGCGGCGGCGTGCTGGTGGATGAGTATATGCGCACCTCGGACCCGGACATCTATTCGGGCGGGGACTGCGTGGAAGTGGCCAATGCCGTCACCGGCGGCTCCATCCACCTGCCGCTCGGGTCCATGGCCAACCGTCAGGGCCGGATAATCGGCACCAACCTGGCGGGCGGGGAGGCGGTGTTCCCGGGCGCGGTGGGGTCTTTCGCGGTGAAGCTTTTCGAACGAAGCATCGCCGGGGCCGGGCTCACACCAGAACAGGCCAAACAGGCCGGGTACGACGCCTTAAGCGCGCTGGTGATACAGTTCGACCGGGCGCATTTTTTCCCGGGCAAGGAGCTCATGACCCTGGAGCTCACAGTGGACAAAAAATCCCGCAAGGTCCTTGGCATCCAGGGATTCGCCCCTTCCGGGGACGCCCTGGTGGGCCGGGTTGGCGCCGTGGCAGCGCTCATGCAGAAAGGGTGCGTGCCCGAGGACCTGTCCGTGCTTGAATACCCGTACTCGCCGCCGTTCTCCTCGGCCATGGACATCGTGAACACCCTTGGAACCGTGGCCGAGAACATGCTGGCCGGTATGAACCAGGGGCTTTCTCCCGAGGAGTTCGAGAAGCTCTTTGCGGGCAACGGAGATTCCTGTTTCTTCCTGGACTGCCGCGAGCCGGACAACGCCGGCCCCTACCTGGAGCGCCATCCGGGCAAATGGCACAACATCCCCCAGGGCAAGCTTCGTGAACGCCTGGGCGAGATTCCCAAGGACAAGACCGTGGTGCTCATCTGCAATACGGGCATCCGCTCCTACGAGGGGCAGATCACCCTGGAGCAGGCCGGTTTCAAGGACGTACAGAACTTGCACGGCGGCATGGCCGCGCTCAAGCAGAGCGGTCGGGACCCACTGAAGATGTAA
- a CDS encoding response regulator: protein MSPAKVMIVEDEVIAAMATEKMLKKLGFIVCGNVTSGEEALEAFGGDCPDVVIMDVRLDGKLDGIETTHLLKKLKNVPVIFVSAFSDDSTRQRAEETSPLAFISKPLDINLLKRALAGLVLGAAEPDPLPN from the coding sequence ATGAGCCCAGCCAAAGTCATGATCGTGGAAGATGAGGTGATAGCCGCCATGGCCACCGAGAAGATGCTCAAGAAGCTTGGGTTCATCGTGTGCGGCAATGTCACTTCCGGTGAAGAAGCCCTGGAAGCGTTTGGAGGGGACTGCCCAGACGTGGTCATCATGGACGTCCGCCTGGACGGCAAGCTCGACGGCATCGAAACCACGCATCTGCTCAAAAAGCTCAAGAACGTTCCCGTAATATTCGTTTCCGCATTTTCAGACGATTCCACCCGCCAGCGCGCCGAGGAAACAAGCCCCTTGGCCTTTATCAGCAAGCCTCTCGATATCAATCTGCTCAAGCGGGCATTGGCCGGGCTCGTCCTTGGCGCTGCAGAGCCGGATCCGCTCCCCAACTGA
- a CDS encoding PAS domain S-box protein, translating to MNPKPIAKILQTSLFFRMLFPAVVCLGLLTLYLGVQQKRSVERQNEEFAKTLAIFTQGYMDGVWHSLEHFAATASPQSLKDMLAVLPVMERLLLIDKNNTIVSVEPQGTRGLDFPIRFDSAAGRRLLLSRPLPSPQSGNMTVFIGVATDTGVTLAGELNLREMTNYVETLSTPWRGEVIICDAYGNVLSHPDAAMVATQANIGDSPLFRASKQGLGGLVFEEDGRFYLGAQAAVPGLGWKVLVRTRAITAFAPTLAPVAGVALVMSAVFIMLTILLRRELDRTIARPMAESAKNLECLPEGSGYCAHRKPAFAELNRFELAIEDMAGRILAGETQLRESERRFRAIFEQAAVGIMQLSLNGTFLRINDRFQDISGYSMEELRGKTFNILTLPEDLETDLTYARQMLAGELSNYAMDKRCRKKDGSLIWVRLTVSAVRDDAGEAVYFVGVAEDITLRKQAEQTVSDSLKEKEVLLREIHHRVKNNLQVISSLLYLQADRVSDQESLDLFVESRNRISSMALVHEELYRSDNLSRVNIREYLQKLVPRLVSTFCGGRSIGCTVDVQDVSLIIDQAIPFGLILNELVTNSAKHAFNGRGSGKIGVFVKRVDGNIQADVTDDGVGLPAGFDINGTQTLGMQLVVQLARQLRGELQVGTDTGTLFSLVFPLKEAKLS from the coding sequence ATGAATCCGAAACCCATCGCCAAGATCCTCCAGACCAGCCTGTTTTTCCGCATGCTTTTTCCCGCCGTGGTCTGCCTGGGGCTTCTGACACTGTACCTCGGGGTGCAGCAAAAACGATCCGTGGAGCGTCAGAACGAGGAGTTCGCCAAGACTCTGGCGATCTTCACTCAGGGATATATGGACGGGGTGTGGCACTCGCTGGAGCACTTCGCAGCCACCGCATCTCCACAGTCACTCAAGGACATGCTCGCGGTCCTGCCGGTCATGGAACGCCTCCTCTTGATCGACAAAAACAACACCATTGTCTCGGTTGAACCGCAGGGCACAAGAGGGCTGGATTTTCCCATCCGCTTCGACAGCGCGGCAGGACGCAGGCTGCTGTTGTCTCGTCCCCTGCCGTCTCCCCAGTCCGGAAACATGACCGTGTTTATAGGCGTGGCAACCGACACCGGCGTCACTTTGGCCGGGGAGCTGAACCTGCGCGAAATGACCAACTATGTGGAAACTCTTTCCACACCCTGGCGGGGTGAGGTGATCATCTGCGACGCTTACGGGAATGTGCTCTCTCACCCGGACGCCGCAATGGTGGCCACCCAGGCCAACATTGGGGATTCACCCCTGTTTAGGGCGTCCAAACAAGGACTCGGAGGACTCGTTTTCGAAGAAGACGGGAGGTTCTATCTGGGAGCCCAGGCCGCAGTGCCTGGCCTTGGCTGGAAGGTGCTGGTCCGCACCCGCGCCATCACGGCATTCGCGCCGACTTTGGCTCCGGTGGCCGGAGTAGCGTTGGTGATGTCGGCCGTGTTCATCATGCTGACCATTCTTCTGCGCCGTGAGCTGGACAGAACCATTGCCAGGCCCATGGCGGAATCCGCGAAGAACCTGGAATGCCTTCCCGAGGGAAGTGGGTACTGCGCCCACCGTAAACCGGCATTCGCGGAGCTTAACCGTTTCGAGCTGGCGATAGAGGACATGGCTGGGCGCATCCTGGCGGGAGAGACGCAGCTGCGCGAAAGCGAAAGACGGTTCAGGGCCATCTTCGAACAGGCTGCTGTTGGCATCATGCAGTTGAGTTTGAACGGTACGTTCCTTAGGATTAATGATCGGTTCCAGGATATCAGTGGCTACTCCATGGAGGAATTGCGCGGTAAAACCTTCAACATTCTTACCCTCCCAGAAGATCTGGAAACCGACCTGACGTATGCCCGCCAAATGCTCGCCGGGGAACTCAGCAATTACGCCATGGACAAGCGCTGCCGGAAAAAAGACGGGAGCCTTATCTGGGTGCGCCTGACGGTTTCGGCTGTACGAGACGATGCCGGCGAGGCGGTGTATTTCGTCGGAGTCGCGGAGGACATCACCCTGCGCAAACAGGCCGAGCAGACGGTAAGCGATTCCTTGAAGGAAAAAGAGGTTTTGCTTCGTGAAATCCACCACAGGGTCAAAAACAACCTCCAGGTCATATCGAGTCTCCTCTATCTTCAGGCCGACCGGGTGAGCGATCAGGAGTCCCTGGACCTGTTCGTGGAGAGCCGAAACCGCATCTCCTCAATGGCCCTGGTGCACGAAGAGCTCTATCGGTCGGACAACCTGTCCCGGGTGAACATACGCGAATACCTCCAGAAGCTCGTTCCCCGGCTGGTGTCCACCTTCTGCGGAGGCAGAAGCATCGGCTGTACCGTCGATGTCCAGGATGTCTCGCTTATTATCGATCAGGCCATCCCGTTCGGGCTTATTCTCAATGAACTTGTGACCAATTCGGCCAAGCATGCCTTCAACGGGCGTGGCTCAGGAAAGATTGGCGTATTCGTCAAGCGTGTTGACGGAAACATCCAAGCGGATGTAACAGATGACGGAGTAGGATTGCCAGCTGGTTTTGACATAAACGGGACGCAAACTTTGGGGATGCAGCTCGTCGTGCAGCTTGCCCGGCAGCTGCGGGGCGAGCTGCAAGTCGGGACCGATACGGGCACGCTGTTCTCGCTGGTATTTCCTCTGAAGGAGGCGAAGCTCTCATGA
- a CDS encoding ABC transporter substrate-binding protein, with translation MKRQTLLVGLTIAAAMLAVFCRSDPAIVIGFSGQLTGTFSDLGVQGRNGATLAIEDVNASGGVAGSRLKLIAVDDGNTPEGAIKADESLLASGAVAIVGHMTSSQTMAAMPLIEERRAVLVSPTTATPALTGKTDMFFRLIPDNQSWAKTLAEFSRSKLGLSKVYMLGDSDNISYVESFNTAFMKFFTQMGGAVAGSVHFSSKDKPDWRELLQGAEASGAQAVVMAASARDVAQFAKARALAGSGMGILCPTWPYTREILLAGGDSVEGIIFSTSYTEENDSPAFQDFRKRYEDRFGWPANFAAAYSYEAVKLIAQALRITKGQRQGLEQALVSTGQIQGVIGDFALDQAGDVNRENFIVTIRDARFRTVQK, from the coding sequence ATGAAACGGCAAACACTCCTGGTCGGCTTGACCATCGCCGCGGCAATGCTTGCTGTTTTCTGTCGTTCCGACCCCGCCATAGTCATCGGTTTTTCCGGGCAACTGACCGGGACGTTCTCTGACCTCGGCGTCCAGGGACGCAACGGGGCGACCTTGGCCATTGAGGATGTGAATGCGTCTGGAGGAGTTGCCGGCTCCAGGCTGAAACTGATTGCCGTGGACGACGGCAACACCCCCGAGGGGGCAATAAAGGCTGACGAATCCCTGCTCGCATCCGGAGCCGTGGCTATTGTCGGCCATATGACCAGTTCGCAGACCATGGCGGCAATGCCCTTGATCGAAGAGCGAAGAGCCGTGCTTGTCTCTCCCACCACGGCCACTCCGGCCCTGACAGGAAAAACGGATATGTTCTTCCGCCTCATACCGGACAACCAAAGCTGGGCGAAGACTCTGGCCGAGTTCAGCAGGTCGAAGCTCGGTCTAAGCAAGGTCTACATGCTAGGGGATTCGGACAATATCTCCTATGTGGAGAGCTTCAATACGGCTTTCATGAAATTCTTCACCCAAATGGGTGGGGCCGTGGCCGGTAGCGTCCATTTTTCCTCGAAGGACAAGCCGGATTGGCGGGAACTCTTGCAAGGAGCCGAAGCATCCGGAGCGCAGGCGGTGGTCATGGCCGCTTCCGCCAGAGATGTGGCCCAGTTCGCCAAGGCACGAGCGTTGGCTGGGAGCGGCATGGGGATTCTCTGCCCCACTTGGCCCTACACCCGGGAAATACTCCTTGCGGGCGGCGACAGCGTGGAAGGGATCATATTTTCCACCAGCTATACGGAGGAAAACGATTCCCCCGCCTTTCAGGATTTCCGGAAACGCTACGAAGATCGTTTCGGCTGGCCTGCGAATTTCGCTGCGGCCTATTCCTACGAAGCGGTCAAGCTCATCGCCCAGGCCCTGCGCATAACCAAGGGTCAACGCCAGGGGCTCGAACAGGCCCTGGTTTCCACCGGACAGATTCAGGGCGTGATCGGTGACTTTGCCTTGGACCAAGCTGGCGACGTCAACCGGGAAAACTTCATCGTCACGATTCGTGACGCCCGCTTCCGCACAGTGCAGAAGTGA
- a CDS encoding EAL domain-containing protein, which yields MSKLSVKIHCLAGHIRRTLIVVSLAAAVPALGLIAYLGLEQRKLIVDEFKRDSLDVVEAVFTLQRQFSDKTKNLLETLDRLLADIPPDDIAGNERILREVLAANPAYVTFAVVDSNGLLVAGAKPVSKNISVANRRYWVLGKQSMRFSAGEYAISHTTEEPVFHFALPRRDKAGEFSGMLVAAVKLNFLEQYLDKFQMPQGGALLLVDNKGIRLLRHPRSPSRPEGEPVASNILELLDKGGASGFFKAPGYDGTPRFYTFMRLWLEGEPRPYGAVVLAVPVKSIETMSTDLLARNMLLLAVAALLALGLARYLGTRALLRPAGTLVQAAKRLGAGNLHPIAEGDVPGGELGVLARSFNEMADSLLLREKQRFIAESALADGEKKFRALFEHTQELIGLLSPEGLLLKANPAALSAAGVDMNSVAGKPFWETPWWNDDPKKQLQLKQAIEKVQSGGVVTFETNHRGAEGQLLHVEFSLQGVLSEVGEPLLLIAEGRDITERYVMESRLRHMALHDPLTGLANRTLLRDRIQQAISWAKRNPKECYSVLFIDIDRFKVINDSLGHASGDVILQQVAARFQAMLREGDTLARYGGDDFVVLVRAIPSARESIRLARRLTKALAQPVEVDGTRVQVSVSIGIELNPPSDPSPDELIRNANLAMHHAKQFRRRRPKAFTARLLENIKSLQFIEQELPEALKNGQFYLVFQPIVDAGRGGALAGFEVLSRWHHPQRGAIAPMEFIRLAEDTGFIITLGEWVLDCACQTLAAWVDDSECASDIFLSVNVSPRQIADPGFTPMVRQILGKHSLNPEKLHLEITETAIMEASSQNIDRLNELASLGVHLSIDDFGTGYSNLALMTKLPVSNLKIDLSIVMAMDDQPGNLAVVKAVVTMARALGLDVVAEGVETGRQRDMLLELGCGLQQGYLHAHPLAVNQAQALLRNG from the coding sequence ATGAGCAAGCTGTCTGTCAAAATCCATTGTCTGGCTGGTCATATTCGGCGGACCCTCATCGTCGTCTCCCTGGCGGCAGCCGTACCGGCCTTGGGCTTGATAGCCTATCTCGGGCTGGAGCAGCGCAAGCTCATTGTGGACGAGTTCAAGCGAGACTCGCTGGATGTGGTTGAGGCTGTTTTCACCCTCCAGCGCCAGTTCTCGGACAAGACGAAAAATCTGCTTGAGACCTTGGATCGCCTCCTGGCGGACATCCCCCCAGATGATATTGCCGGAAACGAGCGGATCCTCCGCGAGGTGCTCGCAGCCAACCCGGCATACGTCACGTTCGCCGTCGTCGATTCCAACGGCCTGCTCGTGGCCGGGGCAAAGCCGGTATCCAAAAACATTTCCGTGGCCAACAGGCGTTACTGGGTCCTGGGCAAACAAAGCATGCGTTTCAGCGCCGGGGAATACGCCATCAGCCACACCACCGAGGAGCCAGTCTTCCACTTCGCCTTACCCAGGCGGGACAAGGCAGGGGAGTTCAGCGGCATGTTAGTCGCCGCGGTTAAGCTGAATTTCCTTGAGCAGTATCTGGACAAGTTCCAGATGCCCCAGGGCGGGGCTCTATTGCTTGTGGACAACAAGGGAATCCGCCTGCTTCGCCATCCGAGGTCGCCTTCACGTCCTGAAGGCGAGCCAGTGGCAAGTAATATACTAGAATTGTTGGATAAGGGTGGGGCTTCAGGTTTCTTCAAAGCCCCCGGGTACGATGGGACACCGCGTTTTTATACGTTCATGCGCTTATGGCTGGAAGGGGAACCGCGCCCATATGGAGCGGTGGTGCTTGCCGTTCCGGTCAAATCTATCGAGACCATGTCTACTGACCTGCTGGCGCGCAACATGCTCTTGTTGGCTGTCGCGGCATTGCTTGCTCTGGGCCTGGCCCGTTATCTCGGAACCCGCGCCTTGTTGCGCCCGGCCGGAACCTTGGTGCAGGCGGCAAAACGGTTAGGCGCGGGCAACCTGCACCCGATCGCGGAAGGGGATGTCCCCGGGGGCGAGCTGGGTGTGCTGGCTCGCTCATTCAACGAAATGGCCGACAGTCTGCTTCTGAGGGAGAAACAGCGTTTCATCGCCGAATCCGCGCTGGCTGATGGCGAAAAGAAATTCAGAGCCCTTTTCGAGCATACTCAGGAGCTCATAGGGCTTCTTTCGCCAGAGGGCCTGTTGCTGAAAGCCAATCCGGCCGCCCTCAGCGCGGCGGGTGTCGACATGAATTCTGTTGCGGGAAAGCCTTTCTGGGAAACACCCTGGTGGAATGATGACCCCAAAAAGCAACTCCAGCTCAAACAGGCCATTGAGAAGGTTCAGTCCGGCGGAGTGGTCACTTTTGAAACAAACCACAGGGGGGCCGAGGGGCAGCTTCTCCATGTGGAGTTTTCCCTGCAAGGCGTATTGAGTGAAGTCGGGGAGCCTCTGCTGCTCATCGCCGAGGGCCGTGATATCACTGAGCGCTACGTCATGGAGTCCAGGCTTCGCCACATGGCCTTGCATGATCCGCTGACCGGCCTGGCCAACCGGACTCTCCTGCGCGACCGGATCCAGCAGGCCATCTCCTGGGCCAAGCGCAATCCCAAGGAATGCTACTCGGTACTCTTTATCGACATCGACAGGTTCAAGGTCATAAACGACAGCCTTGGGCACGCCTCAGGGGATGTGATCCTGCAGCAGGTGGCGGCAAGGTTTCAGGCGATGCTGCGCGAAGGAGACACGCTGGCCAGGTACGGGGGGGACGATTTCGTGGTGCTAGTGCGCGCCATCCCCTCGGCGCGCGAATCCATCAGGCTGGCCAGAAGGCTGACCAAGGCACTCGCACAGCCGGTTGAGGTGGATGGGACGCGTGTGCAGGTAAGCGTTTCCATTGGAATCGAACTCAATCCGCCAAGCGACCCGTCGCCGGATGAACTCATCCGAAATGCCAATCTGGCCATGCACCACGCCAAGCAATTCAGAAGAAGACGTCCTAAGGCGTTTACCGCCAGACTTCTGGAAAACATCAAGTCTCTTCAGTTCATTGAACAGGAGTTGCCCGAAGCGCTTAAAAACGGGCAGTTCTATCTGGTGTTCCAGCCAATAGTGGATGCGGGAAGGGGAGGGGCTTTGGCCGGTTTCGAGGTGCTCAGCCGCTGGCATCACCCGCAGCGGGGAGCCATAGCGCCCATGGAATTCATCCGTCTGGCCGAAGACACCGGCTTCATCATCACCCTGGGCGAGTGGGTTCTGGACTGTGCCTGCCAAACCCTGGCCGCCTGGGTGGACGACAGCGAGTGTGCCAGTGACATCTTTCTCTCGGTGAACGTCTCACCCCGTCAGATCGCGGATCCAGGTTTTACGCCCATGGTGCGCCAAATCCTTGGCAAGCACAGCCTGAACCCGGAGAAGCTCCATCTGGAGATCACGGAAACGGCCATCATGGAGGCCTCCAGCCAGAACATAGATCGCTTGAACGAGCTGGCTTCGCTCGGCGTGCACCTCTCCATCGATGATTTCGGGACCGGGTATTCCAACTTGGCCCTGATGACCAAACTGCCAGTTTCGAACCTGAAGATCGATCTGTCCATCGTCATGGCCATGGACGACCAGCCCGGGAATCTTGCGGTGGTAAAGGCCGTGGTGACCATGGCCAGGGCCCTGGGGCTGGACGTGGTGGCCGAGGGCGTGGAGACAGGGCGGCAGCGGGATATGCTGCTGGAGCTGGGATGCGGTTTGCAGCAGGGGTATCTCCATGCCCATCCACTGGCGGTGAATCAGGCCCAGGCCCTCCTGCGAAACGGCTAA
- a CDS encoding bacterioferritin: MADRQARKKKVIEVLNKARSMELYAITQYMNQHYNLDNMDYGELAKNMKLIAIDEMRHAEMFAERVKELGGEPSTDSAGKVKKGQDVKAIFPFDSNLEDETVDQYNQFLNVCRESGDSVSAKLFETIIDEEQAHFNYFDNVDGHIKSLGDTYLSKIAGTPSATGGVPKGFVVGGGAA, encoded by the coding sequence ATGGCAGACAGGCAGGCCCGCAAGAAAAAGGTGATCGAGGTCCTGAACAAGGCCCGGTCCATGGAACTCTACGCCATCACCCAGTACATGAACCAGCACTACAACCTGGACAATATGGATTATGGGGAATTGGCCAAGAACATGAAGCTTATCGCCATCGACGAGATGCGACACGCCGAAATGTTCGCCGAGCGCGTCAAGGAGCTGGGCGGCGAGCCGTCCACCGACAGCGCGGGCAAAGTGAAAAAGGGCCAGGATGTGAAAGCCATCTTCCCCTTCGACTCCAATCTGGAAGACGAAACCGTGGATCAGTACAACCAGTTTTTGAATGTGTGCCGTGAAAGCGGTGACAGTGTCAGCGCAAAGCTCTTCGAGACCATCATCGACGAAGAGCAGGCGCACTTTAATTACTTCGACAATGTGGACGGCCACATCAAGAGTCTGGGCGACACCTATCTTTCGAAAATCGCCGGGACCCCTTCCGCCACGGGCGGAGTTCCCAAGGGCTTCGTTGTGGGTGGTGGCGCGGCGTAA
- a CDS encoding SDR family oxidoreductase, with protein MFDTVALSLQQSPLKWLVTGGAGFIGSNLTAKLLKLGQTVVVMDSFATGHRSNLDSVRNSVGEEAWTRFSLIEGDIQDIEACRKACQGVDYVLHQAALGSVPRSIEDPVTSNSVNLGGFVNMLTAAKDAKVARFVYASSSSVYGDHPDLPKFEQRIGNQLSPYAVTKRANELYAGVFGSCYGMELIGLRYFNIFGPRQDPEGAYAAVIPKWFAALLSGETVFINGDGETSRDFCFVENAVRANILAAVSKHPEAPGKSYNVACGQRTTLNELYFLLRDLVATRKPEASTARPTHRDERPGDVRHSLADISLAKSLLGYEPVVQIKEGLEMAAEWYFGLSGK; from the coding sequence GTGTTCGATACCGTAGCCCTGTCCCTGCAGCAGTCTCCTTTGAAATGGCTGGTAACTGGCGGAGCCGGGTTTATTGGTTCCAATTTGACGGCGAAGCTCTTGAAACTGGGCCAGACCGTGGTGGTGATGGACAGCTTCGCCACCGGGCACCGCTCCAACCTGGACTCTGTGAGAAACTCCGTGGGTGAAGAGGCCTGGACCAGGTTTTCATTGATCGAGGGGGATATTCAGGACATTGAGGCTTGCCGTAAGGCCTGCCAGGGCGTCGACTACGTTCTCCATCAAGCTGCCCTTGGCAGCGTGCCGCGATCCATCGAAGACCCGGTCACCTCGAATTCGGTCAACCTCGGCGGGTTCGTGAACATGCTCACAGCCGCAAAGGACGCCAAGGTGGCGCGCTTCGTCTATGCGTCTTCAAGCTCTGTTTACGGCGACCATCCCGATCTTCCCAAATTCGAACAGCGCATCGGAAACCAGCTTTCCCCCTATGCCGTTACCAAGCGGGCCAACGAGCTCTATGCCGGCGTGTTCGGTTCCTGCTACGGCATGGAATTGATAGGGCTGCGCTACTTCAACATTTTCGGCCCCAGGCAGGACCCTGAGGGAGCCTACGCTGCGGTCATCCCCAAATGGTTCGCTGCGTTGCTGAGCGGCGAGACGGTCTTCATCAACGGCGACGGCGAGACCAGCCGGGACTTCTGCTTCGTGGAGAACGCCGTGAGGGCCAACATCCTGGCAGCGGTGTCCAAACATCCTGAGGCTCCCGGAAAATCCTACAACGTGGCCTGCGGGCAACGTACCACGCTAAACGAACTGTACTTTCTCCTGCGAGACCTGGTTGCGACCCGCAAGCCCGAGGCTTCCACCGCTCGGCCAACGCACCGGGACGAGCGCCCCGGAGACGTTCGCCATTCCCTGGCGGACATCTCCCTGGCAAAATCTCTCCTGGGCTATGAACCAGTGGTTCAGATCAAGGAAGGCCTGGAAATGGCCGCTGAGTGGTACTTCGGTCTGTCCGGGAAATAA
- a CDS encoding asparaginase, protein MKIAIYTMGGTIDKIYFDDLSDYVVGEPQAGEILKEAQAAFEFSVNEVLRKDSLHLTDEDRALLRERIAADPCPFILVTHGTDTMAETAKALMGLTDKVIVFTGALSPARFKGSDAGFNIGCAVGAVQSLPPGVYISMNGVVFEAGKVRKNRAAGRFEATA, encoded by the coding sequence GTGAAGATAGCAATTTACACCATGGGCGGCACCATCGACAAAATCTACTTCGATGACCTCTCGGACTATGTGGTGGGCGAACCCCAGGCGGGTGAAATCTTGAAGGAAGCCCAGGCAGCGTTCGAATTCTCGGTCAACGAGGTGCTGCGCAAGGACAGCCTGCACCTGACCGATGAGGACAGAGCCTTGCTTCGCGAACGCATCGCTGCCGATCCGTGCCCTTTTATCCTGGTCACCCACGGCACCGACACCATGGCGGAAACGGCCAAGGCCCTCATGGGTCTTACGGACAAGGTGATCGTGTTCACCGGAGCCTTGAGCCCGGCCCGGTTCAAGGGCTCGGACGCGGGCTTCAACATCGGCTGCGCCGTGGGCGCGGTGCAGTCGCTTCCCCCCGGGGTCTACATCAGCATGAACGGCGTGGTGTTCGAAGCGGGAAAGGTCCGCAAGAACAGGGCTGCCGGGCGCTTCGAGGCCACGGCCTGA